Proteins encoded together in one Hevea brasiliensis isolate MT/VB/25A 57/8 chromosome 16, ASM3005281v1, whole genome shotgun sequence window:
- the LOC110641765 gene encoding probable L-ascorbate peroxidase 6, chloroplastic/mitochondrial isoform X2: MASVTGAVSCRLFPSASRARISISSPSSSSSLSPLSLSSSFSYFFSPLKCLPTSPFVPHFFLIQKASWMSTVAVASDPSQLKSAREDIKELLKTKFAHPILVRLGWHDAGTYNKNIEEWPKRGGANGSLRFEVELKHGANAGLVNALNLLQPIKDKYSGVTYADLFQLASATAIEEVGGPKISMKYGRVDVSAPEECPEEGRLPSAGPPKPAEHLREIFYRMGLNDQEIVALSGAHTLGRSRPDRSGWGKPETKYTKSGPGAPGGQSWTIEWLKFDNSYFKDIKERKDEDLLVLPTDAVLFEDPSFKVYAEKYAEDQEAFFKDYAEAHAKLSNLGAKFDPPQGIVLDGVTGEKFVAASYSSGKD, from the exons ATGGCTTCAGTCACTGGCGCTGTCTCTTGTCGTCTCTTCCCCTCCGCTTCTCGAGCCCGAATCTCCATCTCCTCTCCTTCGTCTTCTTCCTCGCTCTCTCCTCTATCTCTCTCCTCCTCtttctcttatttcttttctcCTCTTAAATGTCTCCCAACTTCTCCTTTTGTACCTCATTTCTTCTTAATTCAG AAGGCGTCGTGGATGAGCACGGTGGCTGTGGCGTCGGATCCTTCTCAGCTGAAGAGTGCGAGAGAGGATATCAAAGAGCTTCTCAAGACTAAGTTTGCCCATCCTATTCTG GTTCGCCTGGGATGGCATGATGCTGGTACATATAACAAGAACATAGAGGAGTGGCCAAAAAGAGGTGGAGCCAATGGAAGTCTCAGATTTGAAGTTGAGCTGAAACATGGAGCCAATGCAG GCTTGGTGAATGCATTGAACCTTCTTCAGCCTATCAAGGACAAGTACTCTGGTGTGACATATGCAGATTTGTTCCAGTTGGCCAGTGCTACTGCCATAGAG GAAGTTGGGGGCCCCAAAATCTCCATGAAGTACGGGAGGGTGGATGTTTCAGCACCTGAAGAGTGTCCTGAAGAGGGGAGGCTTCCTA GTGCTGGCCCCCCTAAACCTGCAGAACATTTGCGAGAAATTTTCTACAGAATGGGATTAAATGACCAG GAAATAGTTGCATTATCTGGTGCACACACCCTAGGAAGGTCAAGACCTGATCGCAGTGGTTGGGGGAAACCAGAGACAAAGTATACG AAAAGTGGACCAGGAGCACCAGGAGGACAATCCTGGACAATAGAATGGCTGAAGTTTGATAACTCCTACTTCAAG GATATCAAAGAAAGGAAGGATGAAGATTTACTTGTGTTGCCAACTGATGCTGTTCTTTTCGAAGATCCTTCATTCAAG GTATATGCTGAGAAATATGCTGAAGATCAGGAAGCATTCTTCAAGGATTATGCTGAAGCCCATGCCAAGCTCAGCAACCTTGGGGCCAAATTTGATCCTCCCCAG GGTATCGTGTTAGATGGAGTTACAGGAGAGAAATTTGTGGCAGCCAGCTACTCATCTGGAAAG GATTAA
- the LOC110641765 gene encoding probable L-ascorbate peroxidase 6, chloroplastic/mitochondrial isoform X1: MASVTGAVSCRLFPSASRARISISSPSSSSSLSPLSLSSSFSYFFSPLKCLPTSPFVPHFFLIQKASWMSTVAVASDPSQLKSAREDIKELLKTKFAHPILVRLGWHDAGTYNKNIEEWPKRGGANGSLRFEVELKHGANAGLVNALNLLQPIKDKYSGVTYADLFQLASATAIEEVGGPKISMKYGRVDVSAPEECPEEGRLPSAGPPKPAEHLREIFYRMGLNDQEIVALSGAHTLGRSRPDRSGWGKPETKYTKSGPGAPGGQSWTIEWLKFDNSYFKDIKERKDEDLLVLPTDAVLFEDPSFKVYAEKYAEDQEAFFKDYAEAHAKLSNLGAKFDPPQGIVLDGVTGEKFVAASYSSGKRELSEAMKQKIRAEYEAIGGSPDKPLQSNYFLNIMIVIAVLAFLTSLLGN, from the exons ATGGCTTCAGTCACTGGCGCTGTCTCTTGTCGTCTCTTCCCCTCCGCTTCTCGAGCCCGAATCTCCATCTCCTCTCCTTCGTCTTCTTCCTCGCTCTCTCCTCTATCTCTCTCCTCCTCtttctcttatttcttttctcCTCTTAAATGTCTCCCAACTTCTCCTTTTGTACCTCATTTCTTCTTAATTCAG AAGGCGTCGTGGATGAGCACGGTGGCTGTGGCGTCGGATCCTTCTCAGCTGAAGAGTGCGAGAGAGGATATCAAAGAGCTTCTCAAGACTAAGTTTGCCCATCCTATTCTG GTTCGCCTGGGATGGCATGATGCTGGTACATATAACAAGAACATAGAGGAGTGGCCAAAAAGAGGTGGAGCCAATGGAAGTCTCAGATTTGAAGTTGAGCTGAAACATGGAGCCAATGCAG GCTTGGTGAATGCATTGAACCTTCTTCAGCCTATCAAGGACAAGTACTCTGGTGTGACATATGCAGATTTGTTCCAGTTGGCCAGTGCTACTGCCATAGAG GAAGTTGGGGGCCCCAAAATCTCCATGAAGTACGGGAGGGTGGATGTTTCAGCACCTGAAGAGTGTCCTGAAGAGGGGAGGCTTCCTA GTGCTGGCCCCCCTAAACCTGCAGAACATTTGCGAGAAATTTTCTACAGAATGGGATTAAATGACCAG GAAATAGTTGCATTATCTGGTGCACACACCCTAGGAAGGTCAAGACCTGATCGCAGTGGTTGGGGGAAACCAGAGACAAAGTATACG AAAAGTGGACCAGGAGCACCAGGAGGACAATCCTGGACAATAGAATGGCTGAAGTTTGATAACTCCTACTTCAAG GATATCAAAGAAAGGAAGGATGAAGATTTACTTGTGTTGCCAACTGATGCTGTTCTTTTCGAAGATCCTTCATTCAAG GTATATGCTGAGAAATATGCTGAAGATCAGGAAGCATTCTTCAAGGATTATGCTGAAGCCCATGCCAAGCTCAGCAACCTTGGGGCCAAATTTGATCCTCCCCAG GGTATCGTGTTAGATGGAGTTACAGGAGAGAAATTTGTGGCAGCCAGCTACTCATCTGGAAAG AGAGAACTGTCAGAGGCTATGAAGCAGAAGATACGGGCAGAGTATGAAGCAATTGGTGGAAGCCCAGATAAGCCTCTACAGTCTAACTATTTTCTAAATATCATGATTGTGATTGCTGTTTTGGCATTTTTGACATCCCTTCTTGGAAATTAA